In the genome of bacterium, the window TTGCCGGGAATAATCCGGCGGCCCTTTCCTGAGGCCGGCATCGGCAATTCTAAACAGTGTACGCCGCGCCCAGGCCCACCGGGGATCAGAATTAATCTGTTGTCCCCGTTCACGGAGAAACTGTGCATTCATGTAGAGCCGGGGATGGACATGCGCCAGGGATGCGGTTATGGGACCACAGAGTTGACCACCGGTCAATGCGGCTTCGCCTGTAAACTCCCGGATCTCCTCGACCGTAAACCCCGCAATGGACAGGTCTATCGAGGCCGGTGACTCCGATCCCTTCTCGATGGCGGCCCAGACCCCATGGCAGTTTGGTGGCACCACGAATTCAACGCTCGTGCCAAGCCACTGCCCGGTCTTATCGGGCAATGTAGGCGGACTGTTTACCTGCATGCTGGATTTGTCATCATTCACCAGCTCAACCTTGAAATAGATCGGACGGCTTCCCTTCGGGCTCGACTCAATCCGGAACCTCATGGAAGCGCGGTACTTGTGCCCAGGTTCCACCACAATAGATGGGGACACAGCGAAATTCCAATGCGAGGGATCGTTTCCCATGAGACGGAGGATTCCGCCGTCTCCCGCATCCCCGTGGATACAAGAGATTTTTACATCCGGATGACGGGGAAGCCACCCTTGAGGACCATCTGTAAAGTCGAACTTCGCCACCGTCCTGACCACAGAACCGAATACCTCCACAAAAACGGGGAGACGCATTTCAGGAGAAGGCATCCATCCCGACGCACGCTCCTGGCCACGTGACTCCAACGACAGCCCGATGGCCATTGCTAAACACAACATCTGCATCTGATTGATTCTCATGCGTCCTCACTTATCACCATTTCACTTTCTAAAGGGATTCTCCTCCTCCTCGATGCCTTGTCAATCCTGGGGACACCCCATCCCCACGGGTTCCTTGGAGCATCCAGCCCCGTGGGCGGCTCCACAGGAGTCCATGCTCCTTTACCGGCCAATAAGGCGACCTGCCTTATTGGCCGGTAAAGGAGCAGGCAGCAACGCTAGTGGCCCTGACTTTGCTTCACCTTGACACAGCGGTAACATCCTTCTTGCACGACAGCGGATGGATAGTCCGCCGCTGAAACACAAGGAGGAGTAGAGCTCTAAGGGCCAATAGGTCACCTGCACCTGAAATGGACCTGACACCGATTCCGGCGCTGACAGAGCAGCGCCCTCCATAGAGTTCCGGAAGGCACCAATGGATCATCAAAAACATTGCTCAAGCCTTATTCACAAGCTTGAGCAGCGAACATCGCATTGACTAACCCTACGCATTGACCGCCATGACACTCTCAGTTTATCCTTCACTCCATGAAAAAACACCTCTATATCCCTGAAGGGGTCTGCCCCACAGAAATCCATTTCGAAATTGAAAATGGGATTTTGAAGCACGTCCAGTTTGAAGGCGGTTGTTCAGGCAATCTTCAAGCCTTGGCCAAGCTCGTTGAAGGCATGCGGATTGAAGACGTGCGCTCCAAACTTAAGGGGATTGATTGCGATGAACGCGGAACATCCTGCGCCGATCAACTGGCCCGGGCATTAGAAACGATCACGGGAGAATCGGACGCCTAATACGCTCTACGGCACAATGACTTGAATGTATTCGCCACCGTATTTAATGAAGTTCCCGAGTTTTGCCATCTCTTCATCCGTTCTTGATGCCCCGTATACCCCGATCCCGCAAGTCATACCCCAATTGTAATCGTAGTCCCAGTAGCCTCCGATCGGCGTCGGCTGGGTCCAATCCATGTGCTTGAGGTAAGGGGCGATTTCCGGTGGAATAATTTTCTCATTCACATCCGCCGGATAAGTCTTGTTTTCGACAATATATTGATTGATGGCCCCATCGATAATCCGCAGGTCGTTCATGAACGCGGAGTTCTGCGAATTGATCCGGGCTTTTTGAAAACTGGGGATGGCAAGGGCGGCCAGCATGCCAATAATCGCCACCACGATCATGATCTCTACAAGCGTAAACCCCAGGGAACGAGGGTATGGAACCAGACGCTGATTTTTCATGTGCTTCAACCCCTTTCTGTAGTTCAACGCGATTACATCATATTTAAAATCCAATACAAGGCTTAACACGAGTTCCGCCACGGCCGGCACATCCAACGAATCCTTGACACAACCCCTGATTGTGGATCAAAATGCGGAACAATAAAGAGGTGTTATGTTTGTAACTCGCAAAATGGATTACGGTTTAAGAATTCTTCTCACTCTGGGATGCCGGCCCAATGACCGGTTGACGAGTGAAGAACTCGCGGAAACCATCGAGGTTCCGCGTCAGTTCACCTTGAAAATCGCGCAAAGCCTGACCAAGGCTGGCATCATCAAGGCCCAACGGGGTGTGGGTGGCGGCATTCAGCTGGCCCGGGATCCCGAGACGATCACCCTTCGTGACATATTTAATGCCACAGACACCCCCAGGGCATTGAATGAATGCCTCATTGATCCGGCCTCATGTACACGCGCCTGTATCTGCGCCACCCATCAGGCACTTCAGAAAGTCCAGGTTATTCTGGACCAGCACCTGACCCGGCTCACGCTGGGGGAATTGATACGCGACCAGAAAATGTTGAATTTGAAGCAAAAATAAAAGGAGCATCCGTGGAAGCGAAAATTAGAGCGACATTGGAAGAGTTGAGAGGGTTTCTGCAGGCTGACGGCGGGGATATGGAAGTCATCAGCATTGTGGGTACCGATGTGAAACTGAAATTACAGGGCGCCTGCGGCTGTTGCCCGCACGCGACCATGACCATTAAACATGGAATTGAGCGCGCGTTGCGCGAAAAGGTCGACGAAAAGATTGTCGTCGAGCAGGTTCGCTAACCGCTTTTCTATCGCCCACTATCCGGCTCAGTGTCCTGCATGCCGGCTTAGTGGGCTCTTGATACGCCCTGCCATGATCTCACGACTCAAGCCATTCACCGCGCTTGCAGGGCTGGCGTTGACGGAATTATTCCGGCAACCGGCCACCTTCCTTCTCATCCTGACCCATATCGCGCTCACGGTGCTGGTTCCCCTGTGCGTGTCTCACCAGCTTGGGCAGCAAACACATCTGGCGGTGGACAGTGCGCTGGCCTTTGAATTCGTCATTGGACTGATTCTGGCCGGCTATGCCGCCTCGTCTACCCTGCACAACGAGTGCCGGTCCGGCACCATCCTTATCGTCTTCAGCAAACCCGTGGGCCGCCTGATGTTCTTTCTGGCGAAATTCACTGCAGTTGCCCTGCTGCTGGCCTTTTTCGTGTTCTGTTCAAGTGCGGCCGCCGTCCTGGCCGAGCGATTAACTCCTAGAAACTTTGAATTCGACCGCCTCGGATTGAGGCTCCTGCTGGCGGCCCCGTTTGTCGCCTTCATTCCTGCCGCGCTGCTGAACCTCCGGACCCGGCGTTCTTTTGTGCCCACCGCCCTATTCTTCTCCGCTCTGGTGCTAACCGCCCTGGTGCTGGTGCTGTCGGCCATTGACCGGGAGGGACACCGGGTCGCCCTGGGCAGCATGATTGAGTGGCGGATCATTCCCGCCTGCCTGCTGGAGGGACTCGCCCTGCTGCTTCTGGCGGCCATCGCCATCAGTCTTTCCACCCGTTTAGCCGCCCCCGCGACCGTCGCCACCCTGCTCCTCCTGCTGTTTACGGGCCTGGTTTCGGACCATCTGGCCAGCCTGCTGGCCACCGCCCCCCCTTCCGGTTTTTTCCTTAAGATGATCCTGCCTGATCTTCAGAGTTTCTGGCCGGCCGATCAACTTGCCGACGGCGGCCGCATTCCTGGGGCCCTGATCGGGCATGCGGCGGTCTATACCGCGGCTTACGGAAGCGGCGTGCTCTGCCTCGGCTATACTGCATTCAGGGACCGGCAGTTTTGAGAGTGTTTCGACAAAATGATTTGAAGGAAATATGATGGACGAAAAGAAAGAAGTGGTGATTGAGGCACGGAACCTGACCAAGGTCTTCCGCGACTTCTGGCATCGGCCCAAGGTCCAGGCCGTCAAGGGCATTGATCTTGAAATCAGGCAGGGCGAAATCTTCGGACTTCTAGGGCCCAATGGATCCGGGAAAAGCACCACCATCAAGATGATTCTCGGGTTGCTCCATCCCACGGCGGGTCACCTCACCGTTCTGGGGAAATCCCCCCGTGATGTGGCCGTGAAGGCCCGGATCGGCTTCATGCCCGAAGACTCCTATCTGTATAAATACCTCACCCCCGTCGAAATCCTCAACTTCTACGCCAACCTCTATGGGCTCTCTGGTCGCATCCAAAAGGACCGTGTAGCCGGGTTGATCGCCCAGGTGGGCCTCACGGCCGCCCAACACCGGCCCATTGGCGAGTTTTCCAAGGGGATGGCACGCAGGGTGGGTCTGGCGCAATGCCTGCTGAATGATCCGGATCTGATCCTGCTGGACGAACCCACTTCGGGGTTGGATCCGATTGCCTGCCGCGAAGTGAAGGATCTGTTACTAAGTCTGGCCAGGAGGGGAAAAAGCATCCTGATCTGCTCCCATCACCTGGCCGATATGCAGGATATCTGCGACCGGGTGGCCATCCTGCTGAATGGCGAGATCTGCACCCAGGGCCCGGTCAAAGACCTGTTGGTCACCCCTGACACCCTCCGCTTTTCGTTGCAATCACCGTCCCGGGAAACCCTGTCGGCGATTCTAGACTTCATTGAGCGGGAGACCGGCCAGCGGCCGCTGGTGGATCATACGGGGCGTACACTGGAATCCGTGTTTATAGAAACCGTTACGCGCCGCCCCCCCGCCTGATGATCACCCGGACCCTAGCCATTGCCTGGTTGACCCTGCAGGAAGCCATCAGGTCGAAACTCCTGCTCTCACTGGCCACCCTGCTGGTGGCCGGCCTGGTGGGCCTTCCCCTCCTGATTGCCGGCGACAATACCCTGGCGGGCCAGATACAAGTCATCCTGACCTACACGCTGGCCTTCACCACCGGCATGCTCTCCATCACCACGCTCTGGACGGCCTGTGGCGGCCTCTCCATGGAAATCCAGGATCGCCGCCTCTACCTCGTTATCACCAAGCCGCTTCATCGCTATGAACTCTGGTTGGGGAAATGGGCGGGAATGATGGCCATGAATGCGGGCTTGCTCCTCCTCACCGGACTGATCATCAGCGCCATGATCCGCTACACGATCACCCACTCGCAGGAGTCGCCCCAGGTGAAACGCGGGGTCACCCAGCAATTCCTCATGGCCCGCCAGGCCCTCACGCCCCTCACTCCTGACTGGTCGACAGCGGCCGCAGAAGCTGCCCGGAAACTGATTCAATCAGGGCAGGCCCCCGAGGGAATACCCCGTGGCGCGCTCGAGCAGAGACTGATTGAAGAAATGGGTATCCGGCGGTTCATTGTCCCGCCCGGCGGCAGCATCCAATTTGCGTTTGCCCGACCTGACCTGCAGGACCGGACGCAGGACCTGATTCTGAGCTATCGCTTTGACTCCACCCGGCCCGAGCGCAAGCCGGTGGCCGCCCGCTGGACAGTGGGGAGTGCCCCTGAAAACCGGAGTTCCTTTACCGTCACCAATTACCCCGGTCTCCCCGCCACGCTGGTTCTGGAAAACAAGGAGGCCTGGGGAACCCATGACTTATCCGTTACCTACCAGCGGCTGGACACCGGCAGTCAGGCGACTCTTATTCTGGCCGACCGAACGCAGCACCCGGAGTTGCTGGTCCCCTGCGGGAGTTTTGAAATGAATCTGATGCGTGGCCTTTTCGTCATCCTCTGCCGACTGGCCTTCCTGGCGGCATTAGGATTGGCCGCCGGGTGCCTGCTCTCCACGCCAGTCGCCATCTTTGCGGCCTTTTTCGTCATCATCCTGATGGCCTCAGCAGGCTATATTGATACCGTGGCCACCTCGGGAGTCTTCTATGTGCCCCATGAGGGGCCTGCGGAGGCACCCACCTGGCTGGACCAGGCGATCCTGCATCTATTCAGGGGGTTCAATGCCGTGACCCATCCCGTTACCCGGCTCGACCCGGTGCCACTGCTGGCGGCAGGCAGGGTGGTAAGTGGGGAACTGACCCTTCTGGCCCTGGGCTGGCTGGCAGGCCTCTACACGGCCATCACCGCCCTCATAGGCATTGCCCTGTTCAACCGCAGGGAGCTGGGGTAGTTGGTTTTGACAGAGCAAAACCCTCCATTAAGGGAATAAATGGAGGGCGCCGCTCCGTCGGCGCCGGTACCCCCATCACTGATCGATATTTTCCAGCGTCAACGTCTCTGGATTGATCCGGCGGTAGTAACAATTCCGGGGCTGGGCCTTGGCATTTTTGGTATGGCAGATGCCACCCCGGCGCGGCCGAACCGTATAGACCAGCGAGTTCTGCTCGCAATTCACAAAGGCCTCCACGAGGTCAAAGGTTTCACCGGAGGTCTTGCCTTTTTCCCACAATTCATTACGCGATGTACTCCACAGCACCACCGTGCGGGTAGCGAGCGTCTGCTTCATCGCGATTTCGTTGGTATAGGCCACCAGGATGACCTCGCGGGTATCCGCATTCTGGAGCGCAACCGGAATCACATCCGGGCACACTTTGGCGACTTTGGCGATCTTGCTGAAGTCCAAGGTTAACGCGAGACCTTCTTCTAATGCTTTCATTTATTCTCCTTAAATTTTAAATTTAAATTATCTTGAACCTCTGCTTGACACCAGATGCCGGGCACGGCATTATCCGCATCTCATTTCGGGTGTTTAGCTCAGTTGGTTAGAGCGCTTGCCTCACATGCAAGAGGTCACAGGTTCAAGTCCTGTAACGCCCACCATCCTTCGTTCCGCGCCTCCGGCTTGAACTACGGATGGTCTTCGACCGAATCCCTTTTCGTCCCCTTACCGGATACTCAGGCCAATCCCCGCGTACAGGCCATCAACATAGTTGGCTTCCGTGAAGAGGGTGAAATTTTCATTGAACTGGTAAGACAAGCCCAGCGACAAGGCCGGATTGATCTCATTCTGTTTCGAGCTGGCACCCCATCGGGTTTCAATGGATTTATGAACATAATCCAAACCGATTCCGCCATGGCAGAAAAGATGCGTCAAGACCGTCTCATCACTGAACACGACCATCCCGTTGCAACCGGTCAGTCCCAACAAATCGGTATTTGCCGAATAGCCGGCACCCCGGACACCGAGATCAATGAAATCGTTCGACATCAAGGTGTAGAGCATCCCGCCCTGAACGGCGAAATTGGCATCCCCCTCCCGGATATCAACCTGTCCCACATCCACGAATATCCGGAATTCATCCAACACCGACAGGGTGGTCCGGGCACCGTAAAAGTTCATATCCTGACCGACCACGACGCCGGGCAACAGTTCCAGATTCCCCTGATCACGCGGTGTCGCCGTATCCATCACCGGCAACCCGACCATCTGGGCCGAGGCAAGTCCGACTGATCCCAGGAACAATCCCGCCACAACCCATCCCAAAGCCAACGTCTTTGTTCTCATGCTACGCTTCTCCTTAAACCATGCGTTCTCTTTCACCGCCGCCACTGCCCCGCATACTGCCCCAACAAGGAACCGGGGT includes:
- a CDS encoding TIGR03905 family TSCPD domain-containing protein, producing MKKHLYIPEGVCPTEIHFEIENGILKHVQFEGGCSGNLQALAKLVEGMRIEDVRSKLKGIDCDERGTSCADQLARALETITGESDA
- a CDS encoding type II secretion system protein, whose amino-acid sequence is MKNQRLVPYPRSLGFTLVEIMIVVAIIGMLAALAIPSFQKARINSQNSAFMNDLRIIDGAINQYIVENKTYPADVNEKIIPPEIAPYLKHMDWTQPTPIGGYWDYDYNWGMTCGIGVYGASRTDEEMAKLGNFIKYGGEYIQVIVP
- a CDS encoding Rrf2 family transcriptional regulator, whose translation is MFVTRKMDYGLRILLTLGCRPNDRLTSEELAETIEVPRQFTLKIAQSLTKAGIIKAQRGVGGGIQLARDPETITLRDIFNATDTPRALNECLIDPASCTRACICATHQALQKVQVILDQHLTRLTLGELIRDQKMLNLKQK
- a CDS encoding NifU family protein; this encodes MEAKIRATLEELRGFLQADGGDMEVISIVGTDVKLKLQGACGCCPHATMTIKHGIERALREKVDEKIVVEQVR
- a CDS encoding ABC transporter ATP-binding protein gives rise to the protein MMDEKKEVVIEARNLTKVFRDFWHRPKVQAVKGIDLEIRQGEIFGLLGPNGSGKSTTIKMILGLLHPTAGHLTVLGKSPRDVAVKARIGFMPEDSYLYKYLTPVEILNFYANLYGLSGRIQKDRVAGLIAQVGLTAAQHRPIGEFSKGMARRVGLAQCLLNDPDLILLDEPTSGLDPIACREVKDLLLSLARRGKSILICSHHLADMQDICDRVAILLNGEICTQGPVKDLLVTPDTLRFSLQSPSRETLSAILDFIERETGQRPLVDHTGRTLESVFIETVTRRPPA
- a CDS encoding phosphoribosyl-AMP cyclohydrolase, with the protein product MKALEEGLALTLDFSKIAKVAKVCPDVIPVALQNADTREVILVAYTNEIAMKQTLATRTVVLWSTSRNELWEKGKTSGETFDLVEAFVNCEQNSLVYTVRPRRGGICHTKNAKAQPRNCYYRRINPETLTLENIDQ